A single genomic interval of Polaribacter vadi harbors:
- a CDS encoding alpha/beta fold hydrolase gives MTSTEWKSYGKFIKVKDNNLFVIDTGDDFSNKETLVIINGFPTTSYDYHKIIPLLSEFYRVVIHDHFGFGFSDLPDTYCYSLIDQANVCVELWKTLKLKRFTILSDGFGNNIGKEILYRKNSHLIPFDIKKLIICNSSNYEKYMDINTISALIKNNKLIKYKEIIMNYKEQLFYEGSNDYDKYKDKTKIKDIWTRFNSKQGQKDILVLCSYNEESFLYCHRWLHAVKETKIPVKIFWRKDNLENLKNILLHVASNTHNNVEIIENSKCFTLETNAIQWIMMVLKEMDKNVYNHLKTAQKTY, from the coding sequence ATGACTTCAACAGAATGGAAGAGTTATGGCAAATTTATTAAAGTTAAAGATAATAACTTATTTGTCATAGATACTGGAGATGATTTCTCGAATAAAGAAACATTAGTAATTATTAACGGATTTCCAACAACATCTTACGATTATCACAAAATAATACCTTTATTAAGTGAATTTTATAGAGTTGTAATTCACGACCATTTTGGCTTTGGTTTTTCAGATTTACCTGATACCTATTGTTATTCATTAATAGACCAAGCTAATGTTTGTGTAGAACTATGGAAAACATTAAAACTTAAAAGATTTACCATATTATCTGACGGTTTTGGTAATAATATTGGTAAAGAAATTTTATATAGAAAAAACTCTCATTTAATTCCTTTTGATATTAAGAAGCTTATTATTTGTAATAGTTCTAACTATGAAAAGTATATGGATATAAACACCATATCTGCGCTTATAAAAAATAATAAACTCATAAAATATAAAGAAATTATTATGAACTATAAAGAGCAACTTTTTTATGAGGGCTCTAATGATTATGATAAATATAAAGACAAAACTAAAATTAAAGATATTTGGACAAGATTTAATAGTAAACAAGGTCAAAAAGATATTTTAGTTCTATGTTCTTATAATGAAGAAAGCTTTTTGTATTGCCATAGATGGCTGCATGCTGTTAAAGAAACAAAAATTCCAGTTAAAATATTTTGGCGAAAAGATAATCTTGAAAATTTAAAAAATATTTTATTACATGTAGCCTCAAATACACATAATAATGTTGAAATTATTGAGAATTCAAAATGTTTTACTTTAG